Proteins co-encoded in one Jeotgalibacillus malaysiensis genomic window:
- a CDS encoding serine-type D-Ala-D-Ala carboxypeptidase — translation MRLENNQKKRRTKWWIALGATVTILAGASLGALSAYNWSPEETIEGLFGISVQQSLTQQNHEERSIDEDVKEMSRTENDEKSEEPADPVEPDENAEGDTAYPDEPERTPETMEEPTYVQGVLIANKEYPLPTDYAPGEDPEARAAYDEMQAAAAEAGHSLVAFSTFRSYDYQTDLYNRYVEQHGQEEADRFSARPGYSEHQTGLGFDIGAEGQEEHWASDSFKDTKEAKWLAENAHQYGFILRYPAGKEHITGYQYESWHFRYLGEELATKVYESGLTLEEYLGI, via the coding sequence ATGAGACTGGAAAATAACCAAAAAAAGAGAAGAACAAAATGGTGGATCGCACTTGGCGCAACCGTAACGATTTTAGCCGGTGCTTCATTAGGTGCACTGAGTGCATATAACTGGTCTCCTGAAGAAACAATTGAAGGCCTGTTTGGCATATCAGTTCAGCAATCACTTACACAACAAAATCATGAAGAGCGCAGTATAGATGAAGATGTAAAGGAAATGTCACGAACGGAAAATGATGAGAAATCAGAGGAGCCGGCAGATCCAGTAGAACCTGATGAAAATGCTGAAGGTGATACTGCCTACCCTGATGAACCGGAAAGGACACCTGAAACGATGGAAGAACCTACTTATGTACAGGGTGTACTAATTGCAAATAAAGAATATCCGCTGCCAACAGATTATGCACCTGGTGAAGACCCGGAAGCACGTGCAGCATATGATGAGATGCAGGCTGCTGCTGCAGAAGCCGGGCACAGCCTTGTTGCCTTCAGTACTTTCAGATCTTATGACTATCAGACAGACCTTTATAATCGCTATGTAGAACAGCATGGACAGGAGGAAGCAGACCGCTTCAGTGCAAGACCCGGCTATTCTGAACACCAGACTGGACTTGGATTTGATATCGGAGCTGAAGGTCAGGAAGAACATTGGGCAAGTGACAGCTTCAAGGATACGAAAGAAGCAAAGTGGCTGGCAGAAAATGCTCATCAATACGGTTTTATCCTGCGTTATCCTGCAGGGAAAGAGCATATCACCGGCTATCAGTATGAATCCTGGCATTTCCGCTATCTCGGAGAAGAGCTTGCAACGAAAGTTTATGAGAGTGGATTAACGCTTGAGGAATATCTCGGGATCTAA
- a CDS encoding putative isoflavone reductase → MKLLILGGTKFLGRHIAESAVNKGHEVTLFNRGQTNTNLFPDAVKLTGDRNGDLSALEKGEWDAVIDVSGYTPSQVRKTAELLKGRVGHYTLISTISVYEDYTNGPAVEGVTKLAELEEDTEEVTGATYGPLKQHCEEVVKELYREHSLVIRPGLIVGPHDPTDRFTYWVWRAQQGGTALAPGKPERKVQWIDVRDLSEWAIGMIDRHESGTFNAAGGDPLPTMEKYLDTAKKVANTDVTYQWISDDILTAHDAGPFVEVPFWLPVTAQYPDGFLLADASKAIDKGLTFRPLEETISDTLLWLNERQNHEWKAGLSEERERKLLNES, encoded by the coding sequence ATGAAACTATTAATTTTAGGCGGAACAAAATTTCTTGGCAGACATATTGCAGAAAGTGCAGTCAATAAAGGACATGAGGTCACATTATTTAACCGCGGGCAGACGAATACGAACCTTTTTCCTGATGCAGTAAAGCTGACAGGAGACCGCAACGGGGACTTATCCGCGCTTGAAAAGGGTGAGTGGGATGCGGTGATTGATGTGTCAGGATATACACCATCCCAGGTGAGGAAAACAGCGGAACTGTTAAAAGGCAGAGTGGGACATTACACACTAATCTCAACGATTTCAGTCTATGAGGATTATACAAATGGACCTGCTGTAGAGGGTGTGACGAAGCTTGCTGAACTTGAAGAAGATACTGAAGAGGTAACAGGGGCTACATACGGACCGCTGAAGCAGCATTGCGAGGAAGTTGTAAAAGAACTGTATCGTGAGCATTCACTTGTCATCCGACCGGGTCTGATTGTTGGTCCGCATGATCCGACAGACCGCTTCACGTATTGGGTATGGCGTGCGCAGCAGGGAGGCACTGCACTTGCACCTGGTAAGCCTGAGCGGAAAGTACAGTGGATTGATGTCAGAGACCTGAGTGAATGGGCGATCGGGATGATTGATCGTCATGAATCAGGCACGTTTAATGCTGCAGGTGGAGATCCGCTTCCAACGATGGAGAAGTATCTTGATACTGCAAAAAAAGTCGCAAACACTGACGTCACCTATCAGTGGATAAGCGACGATATATTAACAGCACATGATGCAGGCCCATTTGTGGAAGTCCCATTCTGGCTGCCTGTCACAGCGCAATATCCGGACGGCTTCCTGCTGGCCGACGCTTCAAAGGCCATCGACAAAGGATTAACCTTCAGGCCGCTTGAAGAAACAATTAGTGATACGCTGCTTTGGTTAAATGAGCGGCAGAACCACGAATGGAAGGCAGGCTTATCTGAAGAACGGGAGCGAAAACTGCTGAATGAAAGTTGA
- a CDS encoding phospholipase D codes for MDFNSFDWISIFVGLVFILNFVFAGILIFLERKDASATWAWLMVLFFIPVAGFALYLLFGRSLRKKHLFNWEGRKRVGIEQLIRYQIDAIQERKFHFKSEETEKMKDLIYMQLVNNAAVLTQDNQVEILVDGREKFKVLFEDIEHAKDHIHIQTYILRRDNLGRELYSLLVKKAKQGVKVRVLYDDMGSRGLTKRYFRELRAAGGEVEAFFPSKVPIINPRLNYRNHRKISIIDGRVGYIGGFNIGDEYLGLDARFGYWRDTHLRIEGSAIHPLQTRFILDWNQASHRYDIEYSDVYFPPIPQKGNVAMQIVSSGPDSDWEQIKTGYLKLINNADKYVYIQTPYFIPDVSLLDALKVAALSGIDVRIMIPNKPDHMFVYWATYSYVGELMKAGARIYIYEKGFIHAKTLVTDDEAASVGTANIDLRSFSLNFEVNAFLYHQETATSLAMIFEEDMKDCTELTPELYQQRSNLIKFKESISRLLSPIL; via the coding sequence ATGGACTTTAACTCCTTTGACTGGATCTCTATATTTGTAGGATTGGTATTTATATTAAACTTTGTTTTTGCCGGGATCCTGATCTTTCTGGAAAGAAAAGATGCCAGTGCAACATGGGCCTGGCTGATGGTTCTGTTCTTCATACCTGTCGCGGGGTTCGCATTGTACCTGCTGTTCGGCCGCAGCCTTCGTAAAAAGCATCTGTTCAACTGGGAAGGCAGAAAGCGCGTTGGCATTGAGCAGCTGATCCGTTATCAGATCGATGCGATTCAGGAACGGAAATTCCATTTCAAATCAGAGGAAACCGAAAAGATGAAAGACCTGATCTATATGCAGCTCGTGAATAATGCTGCAGTCCTCACTCAGGATAATCAGGTTGAGATTCTGGTGGATGGCAGAGAAAAATTTAAAGTGCTGTTTGAGGATATTGAACACGCAAAAGATCATATCCACATCCAGACATACATCCTGAGACGTGATAACCTCGGACGTGAGCTTTACAGTCTGCTTGTCAAAAAAGCAAAGCAGGGTGTAAAGGTCAGAGTTTTATATGATGATATGGGCTCACGCGGGCTGACGAAGCGGTACTTCCGGGAGCTGCGCGCTGCCGGTGGTGAAGTCGAAGCGTTCTTTCCGTCTAAAGTTCCGATTATTAATCCGCGGCTTAACTATCGTAATCACCGCAAGATTTCCATTATTGATGGGCGCGTGGGGTATATTGGCGGCTTTAATATCGGGGATGAGTACCTCGGGCTCGATGCACGGTTCGGCTACTGGCGCGACACACATTTACGGATAGAAGGCAGTGCGATCCACCCGCTTCAGACACGGTTTATTTTGGACTGGAATCAGGCATCACACCGCTATGATATTGAATATTCCGATGTATATTTCCCGCCGATTCCACAAAAAGGTAATGTGGCCATGCAGATTGTCTCAAGCGGTCCGGACTCTGACTGGGAACAGATCAAAACCGGTTATCTGAAGCTGATTAACAACGCTGATAAGTATGTCTATATCCAGACACCTTACTTTATTCCTGACGTCAGCTTGCTTGATGCACTCAAGGTTGCTGCACTTTCTGGGATTGACGTCAGAATCATGATTCCAAATAAACCTGACCATATGTTTGTGTACTGGGCTACTTATTCATATGTTGGTGAACTCATGAAAGCCGGCGCACGCATTTATATTTATGAAAAAGGATTTATTCATGCGAAAACACTTGTGACTGATGATGAAGCAGCATCAGTCGGCACAGCCAACATTGACCTTCGAAGCTTCAGCCTGAACTTTGAAGTCAATGCATTCTTATATCATCAGGAAACTGCCACTTCACTGGCAATGATTTTTGAAGAGGATATGAAGGATTGTACAGAGCTGACGCCTGAGCTATACCAGCAGCGGTCGAATCTGATTAAGTTTAAAGAATCGATTTCAAGACTGCTGTCACCGATTTTATAA
- a CDS encoding copper chaperone CopZ, giving the protein MSQVTLNVEGMSCQHCVKAVESNVGEMSGVDAVKVHLDQGTVDVSYQDSSVTVDQIKDVIEDQGYDVK; this is encoded by the coding sequence ATGTCTCAGGTAACATTGAATGTAGAAGGAATGTCATGTCAACACTGTGTGAAAGCAGTTGAATCAAACGTTGGAGAAATGAGCGGAGTAGACGCAGTGAAGGTTCACCTTGATCAGGGAACAGTAGATGTAAGCTACCAGGATTCATCAGTAACAGTTGATCAGATTAAAGATGTGATTGAAGACCAGGGGTATGACGTAAAATAA
- a CDS encoding ATPase P, which translates to MAEKELNITGMTCAACSTRVEKGLNKMDGMEKANVNLALERATVSYDPEKLTLNEIQDKVSSLGYGVSVKKEEFDITGMTCAACSARVEKGLNRLEGVRSATVNLALEQATVEYTEGVLSVEDIIGRVEKIGYGATRKEDRAPEEDHRQTEIKRQQKRFLFSLIFAVPLLWTMVGHFSFTEWMYVPDILMNPWVQMALATPVQFIVGAPFYTGAYKALRNGSANMDVLVALGTSAAYFYSVYLAIQSLSMPGHMMGLYFETSAVLITLIVLGKLFEAKAKGRSSEAIKKLMGLQAKTAFVIRDGEEVEIPLERVKAGDLLAVRPGEKIPVDGIIREGQSAVNESMITGESVPVDKAAGDTVIGSTINQQGFLKVEAVKVGKDTALAQIIRVVEQAQGSKAPIQRQADRISGIFVPIVVGIAIVTFIVWITLVSPGEVAPALEATISVLVIACPCALGLATPVSIMAGSGRSAEAGILFKGGEHLEAAQGIDTVVLDKTGTVTQGEPVLTDVVPLNNWSEEDLLTFAGAAEAGSEHPLAKAIVSGVRDRYISVPEAAEFEAVSGFGIRAIVNERKVLAGTRKLMRQEGVEVSDTEETMLALEEKGRTAMLIAVDGQIAGIVAVADTIKETSKEAVSRLKKMGLNVIMMTGDNERTARAIAHEAGIDEVISEVLPDEKAKEINRLQEQGRTVAMVGDGINDAPALATADTGMAIGTGTDVAMEAADITLIRGDLNSIADAVMMSRKTMKNIRQNLFWAFGYNTLGIPIAAVGLLAPWVAGAAMAFSSVSVVLNALRLQRVKL; encoded by the coding sequence ATGGCTGAAAAAGAATTAAATATTACCGGCATGACATGTGCAGCCTGCTCAACGCGGGTTGAAAAAGGCCTGAATAAAATGGATGGAATGGAAAAAGCCAACGTCAACCTGGCACTTGAACGTGCAACAGTTTCTTATGACCCTGAAAAGCTGACCTTAAATGAGATTCAGGATAAAGTCTCAAGTCTCGGCTACGGTGTGTCGGTAAAAAAAGAAGAATTTGATATTACAGGTATGACATGTGCAGCCTGTTCTGCACGCGTTGAAAAAGGGCTGAACCGACTTGAAGGTGTAAGGAGTGCCACTGTTAACCTTGCACTCGAACAGGCAACAGTGGAATACACAGAAGGGGTTTTGTCTGTTGAGGACATTATCGGAAGAGTAGAGAAAATCGGCTATGGCGCGACCCGTAAAGAGGACCGTGCACCTGAAGAAGATCACCGCCAGACAGAAATCAAACGTCAGCAAAAGCGCTTTTTATTCTCACTGATTTTTGCTGTACCGTTGCTTTGGACGATGGTTGGCCATTTTTCATTTACTGAGTGGATGTACGTACCCGATATCCTGATGAACCCATGGGTGCAAATGGCGCTTGCCACACCGGTTCAGTTTATCGTAGGTGCGCCGTTTTATACAGGAGCCTATAAAGCACTCCGTAACGGCAGTGCGAATATGGATGTACTCGTAGCGCTCGGAACGTCGGCTGCGTATTTCTACAGTGTGTATCTGGCCATACAGAGTCTGTCGATGCCTGGACACATGATGGGACTTTATTTTGAGACGAGTGCCGTTTTAATTACATTGATCGTACTTGGAAAGCTTTTTGAAGCAAAAGCAAAAGGCAGATCATCTGAAGCAATTAAAAAACTGATGGGGCTGCAGGCAAAAACGGCATTTGTCATCCGTGATGGTGAAGAAGTGGAGATTCCGCTTGAAAGAGTAAAGGCAGGAGATCTGCTTGCAGTGCGCCCGGGTGAAAAAATTCCGGTTGACGGCATCATTCGTGAAGGACAATCAGCTGTTAACGAATCAATGATTACAGGAGAAAGTGTTCCGGTTGATAAAGCAGCAGGTGATACAGTTATCGGCTCAACGATCAACCAGCAGGGATTTTTAAAAGTGGAAGCAGTCAAGGTTGGTAAAGATACTGCGCTTGCTCAAATTATTCGTGTTGTTGAACAGGCTCAGGGTTCTAAAGCGCCAATCCAGCGTCAGGCTGACCGGATCTCGGGGATCTTCGTACCAATCGTAGTCGGAATTGCAATTGTAACGTTCATCGTGTGGATCACCCTCGTATCGCCTGGTGAAGTTGCACCTGCATTAGAAGCTACAATCTCCGTGCTTGTGATTGCATGTCCGTGTGCGCTCGGTCTTGCAACGCCTGTATCGATTATGGCAGGCTCAGGACGCTCTGCTGAAGCGGGCATTCTGTTTAAAGGTGGAGAGCACCTCGAAGCAGCTCAGGGGATTGATACTGTTGTACTTGATAAGACAGGTACTGTAACACAGGGTGAACCGGTCTTAACAGATGTAGTTCCGCTAAATAATTGGTCAGAAGAAGATCTGCTGACTTTTGCGGGGGCGGCAGAGGCAGGTTCTGAACACCCGCTGGCAAAAGCAATTGTCTCCGGAGTACGTGACCGTTACATTTCAGTGCCGGAAGCAGCTGAGTTTGAGGCGGTTTCAGGCTTTGGTATCCGTGCGATCGTAAATGAAAGAAAAGTACTTGCCGGAACAAGAAAGCTGATGCGTCAGGAAGGTGTTGAAGTGTCTGACACTGAAGAAACCATGCTGGCACTCGAAGAAAAAGGCCGCACAGCGATGCTGATTGCAGTTGACGGTCAAATAGCGGGGATTGTAGCGGTGGCTGATACGATTAAAGAGACTTCAAAAGAAGCAGTCAGCCGCCTGAAGAAAATGGGGCTGAACGTGATCATGATGACAGGGGATAATGAACGCACAGCCCGAGCCATTGCACATGAAGCCGGAATCGATGAAGTCATTTCTGAAGTACTGCCAGATGAAAAGGCTAAAGAAATTAATCGACTTCAGGAGCAGGGACGTACCGTTGCAATGGTCGGTGACGGAATTAACGATGCGCCGGCACTTGCAACAGCCGATACTGGAATGGCAATCGGTACAGGTACAGACGTAGCGATGGAAGCGGCTGATATTACGCTAATCCGTGGTGATCTGAACAGCATTGCAGATGCCGTCATGATGAGCCGCAAGACGATGAAAAATATCCGCCAGAACCTGTTCTGGGCATTCGGGTATAACACGCTCGGTATCCCGATTGCAGCAGTCGGTCTACTCGCACCATGGGTAGCAGGAGCGGCAATGGCATTCAGTTCAGTATCAGTTGTGTTAAATGCACTGCGTCTTCAAAGAGTAAAACTATAA
- a CDS encoding cell division protein FtsW, whose protein sequence is MNTNKHFSDRIDWTLASLLILFMIASVLAISSAQTTGQYAAVGTNFAIRQGMIYIAGFVLIGMMMYFDMDQYRKMAWFLYGFGIVLLVGLLVLPESIVPYRNGAYSWYNFPVIGTLQPSEFMKTFTVIVLARVVASHNEAFVNRDLKSDLWLLAKIGLVSGIPLILINEQPDLGTMLVFVAITVGIILVSGITWKLLLPTFSSVAVVASAAIYLVLFRRDLMERFFEDYQLRRIYSWLDPYSYASGDAYQLTTAMSAIGSGEIFGKGYQDRQVYVPDNHTDFIFAVIGEEYGFIGASIVVSLFFLLIYHLTKVALETKSQFNVYVCAGVISMITFHVFQNIGMTIQLLPITGIPLPLISYGGSSLIGTLFALGLLFSMKFHHRTYMFSSEDDN, encoded by the coding sequence TTGAATACAAATAAACACTTTTCAGACAGAATTGACTGGACCCTTGCGTCACTGTTGATTTTATTTATGATCGCAAGTGTACTGGCGATTTCTTCTGCCCAGACAACAGGTCAGTACGCTGCAGTCGGTACGAACTTTGCAATCAGGCAGGGCATGATCTATATTGCCGGATTTGTGCTGATTGGGATGATGATGTACTTTGATATGGATCAGTACAGAAAAATGGCATGGTTTTTATACGGCTTTGGAATTGTTTTGTTAGTCGGACTATTAGTGCTTCCTGAAAGTATTGTTCCTTACAGAAACGGTGCTTACAGCTGGTACAACTTCCCTGTAATCGGAACGTTACAGCCTTCTGAGTTTATGAAAACTTTTACCGTTATTGTGCTGGCGAGAGTTGTAGCTTCACATAATGAAGCTTTCGTTAACAGAGATTTAAAAAGTGATCTTTGGCTGCTTGCGAAGATCGGGCTTGTCTCAGGTATCCCGCTGATTCTGATCAACGAACAGCCTGACCTTGGTACAATGCTTGTATTTGTTGCCATCACAGTCGGAATCATTCTCGTATCAGGCATCACATGGAAGCTGCTCCTGCCGACATTTTCATCCGTTGCAGTCGTGGCTTCAGCAGCGATCTATCTCGTTCTTTTCAGACGTGATTTAATGGAACGTTTCTTCGAAGATTATCAGCTGCGCAGAATCTATTCCTGGCTTGACCCTTACAGCTATGCGTCAGGTGATGCTTATCAGCTGACAACGGCAATGAGTGCGATCGGCTCAGGTGAAATTTTTGGTAAAGGCTATCAGGATCGTCAGGTATATGTTCCTGATAATCACACAGACTTTATTTTTGCTGTAATCGGTGAGGAATATGGCTTTATCGGCGCCAGCATTGTCGTCAGCTTATTCTTCCTGCTGATTTATCATTTAACGAAGGTGGCGCTTGAAACGAAGAGCCAGTTCAATGTGTACGTGTGTGCAGGCGTGATCAGTATGATTACCTTCCACGTCTTCCAGAATATTGGCATGACGATTCAGTTGCTGCCAATCACGGGTATCCCGCTGCCGCTGATCAGCTACGGGGGAAGCTCGCTCATCGGAACGCTATTTGCACTTGGGCTGCTGTTCTCAATGAAATTCCATCATCGTACGTATATGTTCTCGAGTGAGGATGACAATTAA